In Thermodesulfovibrio thiophilus DSM 17215, a single genomic region encodes these proteins:
- a CDS encoding HDOD domain-containing protein, which translates to MLCNQKDMRIDIQRLTKLPTLSYRAEKILNLTSKELTHLDELVYIIERDPPIMSKVLGIANIVYLGHYKPITTVKEALFTIGFKTLKNIALSVSIFSFFKSTQEKEKSYIRLFRHSVATGAICQIISEKFLKEASEENFTAGVLHDIGWFALHYAFYDHFKKIEEGISQEVSLNKVELNITGTTHTEIGKWLAETWGLPEIVCDAIFYHHDLPQNSMKYSKAVALVQLSNFIAGELGYSPFEVKVGLDFYKDKVYQILKLPDTYELISEVQDIIKKVENL; encoded by the coding sequence ATGCTTTGTAATCAGAAAGACATGAGGATTGATATTCAGAGACTTACAAAGCTTCCCACGCTTTCATATAGAGCTGAAAAAATACTGAATCTGACCTCAAAAGAGTTAACTCATCTTGATGAACTTGTTTATATTATAGAGAGGGATCCTCCAATTATGTCAAAGGTTCTTGGAATCGCTAATATAGTTTATTTAGGACATTATAAACCAATTACAACTGTTAAAGAAGCACTTTTTACAATCGGATTTAAGACTTTAAAAAACATTGCTTTGAGTGTATCAATATTTAGTTTTTTTAAATCCACTCAAGAGAAAGAAAAAAGTTATATCAGACTTTTCAGACACTCTGTTGCTACGGGTGCAATATGTCAGATTATTTCAGAAAAATTTTTAAAAGAGGCTTCTGAAGAGAATTTTACAGCCGGGGTTCTTCATGATATAGGGTGGTTTGCTCTTCATTATGCTTTTTATGACCATTTTAAAAAAATCGAAGAAGGCATTTCACAAGAAGTATCTCTAAATAAAGTAGAATTGAATATTACTGGAACAACGCATACAGAAATAGGAAAATGGCTCGCTGAAACATGGGGGTTGCCTGAAATAGTCTGTGATGCAATTTTTTATCATCATGATTTGCCGCAGAACTCTATGAAATATTCAAAGGCTGTTGCTTTGGTTCAACTCTCAAATTTTATTGCTGGAGAACTTGGATACTCTCCTTTTGAAGTTAAAGTAGGGCTAGACTTCTATAAAGATAAAGTTTATCAAATTTTAAAACTTCCAGATACATATGAATTAATTTCAGAGGTACAGGATATTATTAAAAAAGTAGAAAATCTATGA
- a CDS encoding SemiSWEET family sugar transporter has protein sequence MELSINFSNIIGIVAGIITTTALIPQAIKIHKTKSAKDVSLAMFIFLAAGITLWFFYGLLINELPVILANFVSLILIFLIILMKIRYG, from the coding sequence ATGGAATTGTCAATTAATTTTAGTAATATAATAGGAATTGTAGCAGGAATTATTACAACGACTGCTTTAATTCCACAGGCAATAAAAATTCATAAAACTAAATCTGCTAAAGATGTTTCCCTTGCTATGTTTATTTTTCTTGCAGCGGGCATAACTCTCTGGTTTTTTTATGGACTTCTTATCAATGAACTTCCTGTAATCTTAGCTAATTTCGTTTCATTAATTTTAATTTTTTTAATTATCTTAATGAAAATTCGATACGGTTAG
- the aroF gene encoding 3-deoxy-7-phosphoheptulonate synthase — protein sequence MVIVMKPEATEEQLQNVVTRIEELGYKPHIIYGATRNVIGAVGDERGKFILQSLEVMDGVEAVIPILKPYKLTSKEVKREKSIINVKDVAIGGDELVVIAGPCAVESEEQIINTAKAVKSLGGHILRGGAYKPRTSPYSFQGLGKEGLELLKKAADIALLPVVTEVVNPEHVELVCEYVDILQIGTRNAQNFELLKKVGQIDKPVILKRGMAMTIKEWLMSAEYILSEGNMNVILCERGIRTFETATRNTLDLSAITVLKEETHLPVIVDPSHATGYAKYVPSMSYAAVAAGADGLMVEVHPQPEKAFSDGPQSLNFNSFGNLVAKLKQLSWMMARL from the coding sequence ATGGTTATTGTAATGAAACCAGAGGCAACAGAGGAGCAACTTCAAAACGTTGTGACAAGAATTGAAGAACTTGGTTACAAGCCACATATAATTTACGGTGCTACACGAAATGTAATTGGAGCGGTAGGTGATGAGAGGGGTAAATTTATACTTCAAAGTCTTGAGGTAATGGATGGAGTTGAGGCAGTCATTCCTATTTTGAAACCATATAAACTTACATCAAAAGAAGTAAAAAGAGAAAAAAGCATTATCAATGTAAAAGACGTGGCAATTGGAGGTGATGAACTAGTAGTCATTGCAGGACCATGTGCAGTTGAAAGTGAAGAGCAGATAATTAATACTGCAAAGGCTGTAAAATCACTTGGTGGTCATATCTTGAGAGGAGGTGCTTACAAGCCGAGAACTTCTCCTTATTCTTTCCAGGGGCTTGGTAAGGAAGGACTTGAATTACTTAAAAAGGCTGCTGATATTGCCTTACTACCTGTGGTTACAGAAGTTGTAAATCCTGAACATGTTGAACTTGTCTGTGAATATGTTGATATTCTTCAGATAGGAACAAGAAATGCTCAAAATTTCGAGCTTTTAAAAAAAGTTGGGCAGATTGATAAACCTGTTATTCTTAAAAGGGGTATGGCAATGACAATAAAAGAATGGCTTATGAGTGCAGAATATATCTTAAGCGAGGGGAATATGAACGTGATATTATGTGAAAGAGGGATAAGAACATTTGAAACAGCCACAAGGAATACTCTTGATTTATCAGCTATAACTGTGCTCAAAGAAGAAACCCATCTTCCTGTTATTGTTGATCCCTCTCATGCTACAGGATATGCGAAATATGTACCTTCAATGTCGTATGCAGCTGTTGCAGCTGGAGCAGACGGATTAATGGTAGAAGTGCATCCACAACCTGAAAAAGCATTTTCAGATGGGCCACAATCCTTGAATTTTAATTCTTTTGGAAACCTGGTAGCAAAGTTAAAACAACTATCATGGATGATGGCAAGACTCTAA
- a CDS encoding Eco57I restriction-modification methylase domain-containing protein produces MNAKDILQSIIDLPNNEAGKFDIEKFIKFFRAKNDKLRYPDEILGYEDVENNFSEGRKLAEGNLDDGELIVCSFLVNKELTERSGKKAQYTLGKKILKEQQADAGIFIFYDSQGNFRFSLIYTNYLGKRRDWSNFKRFTYFVSPERTNKTFLQQIGEGDFSSLQKIKEAFSVDPVTKQFYSEIQSWYFWAMDKIKFPDDYKYNTDSARDKEIRNATNLIRLITRIIFIWFLTKKDLVPLDLFLKEKLKKIVKDFMKDKNASNFYNAVLQNLFFGTLNQKMNERNFAGNEGYPANRKEYGIKNLYRYADKFLISKNEVLSLFKDIPFLNGGLFDCLDKENEAGKVIYVDGFSRNPAKQSIIPDYLFFQEDEEMVDLSEYGLGKKRPVRGLIEILNSYNFTIDENTPIDQEVALDPELLGKVFENLLASYNPETATSARKSTGSYYTPREIVDYMVEASLFEYLKGKLPETEEKKIKMLLSYSEEIPEFSNEEKQKVISAIDEIKILDPACGSGAFPMGVLHKLVFALEKLDPENKYWYELQYQKALKESEDVFKQGDKNQREERLKEINETFDEGINYPDYARKLYLIENCIYGVDIQPIAIQISKLRFFISLVLDQKVDRGKENFGIKALPNLETRFVAANTLLELDKPQHLFYTDKIKELEDDIKSLRHKYFTAKTRREKLKCQEKDKELRELLAKELKKIGFSSDSSEKIAKFDLYDQNASADFFDPEWMFGVKDGFDIIIANPPYVRQETIKDQKPILQQQNYEVFNSTSDIYTYFYEKGYQLLKTNGILCFISSNKWMRAKYGEKLRRFFKEKTTLKQIIDFNGYKVFDATVDTNILLFQKAKPSENIVHILNIQPDFTPETDITDYFNSHKLEMKQSEFDINCFTFADETVMNLKRKIEQRGTPLKNWDVKIYRGVLTGFNQAFIIDTETKEKLCKEDPKSAKIIKPILRGRDIYRYGYKWAGLWIIKIESGWTNKNRDRKEPETFFKESYPAVYKHLKTFGNIKGKGKGLYNRDDQGDYWWELRDCDYYDEFEKEKIVWREIVEYSCFTWDSKNYFGLAKVFIMTGRECSKYLLAILNSSLGNYAIKKYYAPFLGVKVSEFKKEWVQKLPIPKISESDQKPFIDLVDKILAAKSKNPDADTSELETQIDQMVYKLYGLTDEEIKVIEKFKK; encoded by the coding sequence ATGAACGCAAAAGATATTTTACAATCAATAATTGATCTGCCCAATAATGAGGCTGGTAAGTTTGATATAGAGAAGTTTATCAAATTTTTCCGTGCAAAAAACGATAAATTAAGATATCCTGATGAAATACTTGGTTATGAAGATGTCGAAAACAATTTCTCAGAAGGTAGGAAATTAGCCGAAGGCAACCTTGATGACGGTGAACTTATTGTATGTTCATTTTTAGTTAACAAAGAACTTACAGAGCGCTCCGGTAAAAAAGCCCAATATACCCTTGGTAAAAAAATATTAAAAGAACAGCAAGCAGATGCTGGAATATTTATTTTTTACGACTCTCAAGGCAATTTCCGTTTCAGTTTAATTTACACCAATTATTTAGGAAAACGCAGGGACTGGAGTAATTTCAAAAGATTTACTTATTTTGTAAGCCCTGAACGGACAAATAAAACCTTCCTTCAACAAATCGGAGAAGGGGATTTCTCTTCACTTCAAAAAATCAAAGAAGCTTTTTCAGTTGACCCTGTTACAAAGCAGTTTTATAGCGAAATACAGAGTTGGTATTTCTGGGCAATGGATAAAATTAAATTTCCAGATGATTATAAATATAACACCGACTCTGCCAGGGATAAAGAGATACGCAATGCAACAAATCTCATTCGTTTAATTACAAGAATTATATTTATCTGGTTCTTAACGAAAAAGGATTTAGTTCCGTTGGATTTATTCTTAAAGGAAAAACTTAAGAAAATTGTCAAGGACTTTATGAAAGACAAAAATGCATCTAACTTTTACAATGCTGTGTTACAGAATCTATTCTTTGGCACTTTAAACCAGAAAATGAATGAGCGAAATTTTGCAGGAAATGAAGGTTATCCTGCCAATAGGAAAGAATACGGTATAAAAAATCTTTATCGTTATGCAGATAAATTCTTGATAAGCAAAAACGAGGTTTTATCGCTCTTTAAGGACATTCCTTTCTTAAACGGCGGCTTATTTGATTGCCTTGATAAAGAAAATGAAGCAGGAAAAGTCATTTATGTTGATGGGTTTTCAAGAAACCCGGCAAAACAGTCAATCATCCCTGACTATTTATTCTTTCAAGAGGATGAGGAAATGGTTGACCTTTCGGAATATGGACTTGGAAAAAAAAGACCGGTCAGAGGACTGATTGAAATTCTGAATAGTTACAATTTTACCATTGACGAAAACACGCCCATAGACCAGGAAGTCGCCTTAGACCCAGAACTTTTAGGTAAGGTATTTGAAAACCTGCTTGCCTCATACAACCCTGAGACAGCAACCTCAGCACGAAAATCAACGGGAAGTTACTACACACCCAGGGAGATTGTTGACTATATGGTAGAAGCAAGTCTGTTTGAATACCTCAAAGGGAAACTTCCTGAAACTGAAGAAAAAAAAATTAAAATGCTTCTTTCCTATTCGGAAGAGATACCGGAATTTTCAAATGAAGAAAAACAAAAGGTAATTTCAGCAATAGATGAGATTAAAATTCTTGACCCTGCCTGTGGCTCAGGTGCCTTCCCAATGGGTGTCCTTCACAAACTTGTCTTTGCCCTTGAGAAGTTGGACCCGGAAAACAAATACTGGTATGAATTACAATATCAAAAAGCACTCAAAGAATCCGAAGATGTCTTTAAACAGGGTGACAAGAACCAAAGGGAAGAGAGATTGAAAGAGATAAATGAGACATTTGACGAGGGCATAAACTATCCTGACTATGCACGTAAACTGTATCTGATAGAAAACTGTATATATGGGGTTGATATACAGCCCATAGCAATTCAAATCTCAAAACTGCGATTCTTTATCTCTCTTGTTTTAGACCAGAAGGTTGATAGAGGCAAGGAAAATTTTGGAATAAAAGCCCTGCCCAACCTTGAAACAAGGTTTGTAGCAGCAAATACATTGCTCGAACTTGATAAACCCCAGCATCTCTTTTACACAGATAAAATAAAGGAATTAGAAGATGATATAAAATCCTTAAGGCACAAATATTTTACAGCAAAGACCCGCAGGGAAAAACTTAAATGTCAGGAAAAAGACAAAGAATTAAGAGAACTCCTGGCAAAGGAACTGAAAAAAATTGGCTTTTCATCTGATTCATCAGAAAAGATTGCCAAATTTGACCTCTATGACCAGAACGCTTCCGCAGATTTCTTTGACCCTGAATGGATGTTCGGCGTCAAAGACGGCTTCGACATTATCATTGCCAATCCACCATATGTAAGACAAGAAACTATAAAAGACCAAAAACCAATCTTACAACAACAAAATTATGAGGTCTTTAATTCTACTTCTGATATTTACACCTATTTTTATGAAAAAGGATACCAACTATTAAAGACAAACGGTATTTTGTGTTTTATTTCCAGTAATAAATGGATGCGAGCAAAATATGGCGAAAAACTACGCAGATTTTTTAAAGAAAAGACCACATTAAAACAGATTATTGATTTCAATGGATATAAGGTTTTTGACGCTACTGTGGATACAAATATTCTGCTTTTTCAGAAAGCAAAACCATCAGAAAATATCGTCCATATTCTAAATATTCAACCGGATTTTACTCCAGAAACAGATATAACTGACTATTTCAATTCTCATAAATTAGAAATGAAACAATCAGAGTTTGATATTAATTGTTTTACTTTTGCAGATGAAACAGTAATGAATCTCAAAAGAAAGATTGAACAAAGAGGCACACCACTGAAAAATTGGGATGTAAAAATTTATCGTGGAGTATTAACGGGTTTTAACCAGGCATTTATAATTGATACAGAAACAAAAGAAAAACTATGCAAAGAAGACCCAAAATCTGCCAAGATTATAAAACCGATTTTGCGAGGTAGAGACATCTATCGATACGGTTATAAATGGGCTGGGTTGTGGATAATCAAAATAGAATCAGGATGGACTAACAAAAACCGAGATAGGAAGGAACCAGAAACATTTTTTAAGGAGAGTTATCCAGCAGTATATAAACATCTAAAAACATTTGGCAATATTAAAGGAAAAGGGAAGGGATTATATAATAGGGATGACCAGGGCGATTATTGGTGGGAATTAAGAGATTGCGATTATTACGATGAATTTGAAAAAGAGAAGATTGTGTGGCGAGAAATTGTAGAATACTCATGTTTTACATGGGACAGTAAAAATTATTTTGGTTTAGCAAAAGTTTTTATTATGACCGGAAGAGAATGCAGTAAGTATTTATTGGCAATTCTTAATTCTTCATTAGGTAATTACGCAATTAAAAAATATTACGCACCATTTTTAGGAGTTAAAGTATCTGAATTTAAAAAAGAATGGGTACAAAAACTTCCTATACCAAAAATCTCTGAATCAGACCAAAAACCATTTATTGATCTTGTTGATAAAATTCTAGCAGCCAAGTCCAAAAATCCAGACGCTGATACTTCAGAATTGGAAACTCAAATTGACCAGATGGTTTATAAACTATACGGCTTAACTGATGAAGAAATAAAAGTTATAGAGAAATTTAAAAAATGA
- a CDS encoding helicase-related protein — MKNFITNSDAENLKKRLSDLIINSEELKFLVGFFYFSGLKELYTSLTRNTNVVLKVLVGLNVDKFNYQLIEYADSEDQSGRLSNEEIYNKFFDSLKKSINTEKFDTQEFYEQVKFFIELIKKDHLIIRKTIKPNHAKLYIFKLQSGQVGRNTLFITGSSNLTSSGITTQEEFNVEISDYGFNDAEEYFDNLWEDAVKITEDNVCKKRLIELLEKETLIKKITPFEAYVLVLKIYLDSFEKKITGQSLIKTLQDNGYTPYQYQLDAIQQALAIIERNNGVILADVVGLGKTIIACAIARELKKRGVIICPPGIMGDVRKKDAGWNMYKEQFRLYDWEVWSLGDLKKLNEFVKKAKDIEVVIIDEAHRFRNQDTENYEYLKNICRNKQVILLTATPFNNRPADILSLLKLFITPKKSSITLENNLSDKFKTFKGTFDRLAYIKKYYNSNDRTKRNKSYANYKALFGEEFILSKALEKVKQRSKYLAKQIRDVIEPVTIRRNRLDLQNNPFYKNEVQNLSKVADPKEWFFELTKEQSDYYDTVIKEYFADPDEGGRFKGAIYRPFEYEIDRKKIKEEKLSEKDNFEFIQQRNLYDFMRRLLVKRFESSFGSFEQSLKNFKHITESVLKFIDKTQKYILDRGLLERIYDKKEDEIERYLKEYVEKITEGVDPKNHKIYKLSDFKYKSDFINDINSDLKMFDEILESLHKLNLVKNDPKTNCLIQNLKSQLKKEPQRKIVIFSEYVDTVKYLEPHLENVFKGRVLTVAGDLSAHKLEAIYKNFDASYPEQENNYDILLSSDKISEGFNLNRAGIVINYDIPWNPVRVIQRVGRINRISKKVFDELYIVNFFPTEKGAELVKSREIASNKMFLIHNTLGEDAKIFDIDEEPSPAKLYERIQQNPETLEEQSFYTKVLQDFIKIKEKYPDLIRALDKFPPRVKVAKKYNENELFVFIKKGRLYIHCAKYNEDDKPEYGQITFEDVLDKIACLPEEIPLNLSPKFWDVYEEIKNFRDSRSVPISEKSLEQQAINNLKTFLSKIQDDRIFEYKNFLRTLLEDILDYGTLPDYTLRRIANLESSDEKKIERSIREIKLLKEELGENYLEQEKSRQKDLTKEIIVAIENQKL; from the coding sequence ATGAAAAATTTTATCACAAACAGCGATGCAGAAAATCTAAAAAAACGCTTATCAGACCTTATAATAAACAGTGAGGAATTGAAATTCTTAGTCGGATTTTTTTATTTCTCCGGATTAAAAGAACTTTATACTTCACTGACACGGAATACTAATGTTGTCTTAAAAGTCCTGGTTGGACTTAATGTAGATAAATTTAATTATCAACTAATAGAATATGCAGACTCAGAAGACCAGAGTGGACGTTTATCAAACGAAGAGATATACAATAAGTTCTTTGATTCATTGAAGAAATCCATCAATACTGAAAAATTTGATACTCAGGAGTTTTACGAACAGGTAAAATTCTTCATTGAACTTATTAAAAAAGACCATTTGATAATAAGAAAAACAATAAAACCCAATCATGCGAAATTATATATTTTCAAATTGCAAAGTGGGCAAGTGGGACGGAACACACTATTTATTACTGGAAGCAGTAATCTTACAAGTTCAGGTATTACTACACAGGAAGAATTTAATGTAGAAATAAGCGACTATGGATTTAATGATGCTGAAGAGTATTTTGATAATTTATGGGAAGATGCAGTTAAAATCACGGAGGATAATGTTTGTAAAAAACGACTTATAGAACTTCTTGAAAAAGAGACATTGATTAAGAAAATTACACCTTTTGAAGCGTATGTTTTAGTTCTAAAAATTTATCTTGATTCTTTTGAGAAAAAAATAACCGGGCAATCACTTATCAAAACATTACAGGATAATGGTTATACTCCATATCAATATCAATTGGATGCTATCCAGCAGGCTCTGGCAATAATTGAAAGAAACAATGGAGTGATTCTTGCCGATGTGGTTGGTCTTGGTAAAACGATAATTGCCTGTGCAATTGCCAGAGAACTAAAAAAACGAGGGGTGATAATCTGTCCCCCGGGGATTATGGGTGATGTGCGAAAAAAAGATGCTGGCTGGAATATGTATAAAGAGCAATTTAGACTTTATGATTGGGAAGTATGGTCATTAGGAGACCTTAAAAAACTTAATGAATTTGTTAAGAAAGCAAAAGATATTGAAGTTGTTATTATTGATGAGGCGCACAGATTTAGAAATCAGGACACTGAAAATTATGAATACCTAAAAAATATTTGCAGGAATAAACAGGTCATTCTTCTTACTGCAACACCGTTTAATAACCGTCCAGCAGATATATTATCATTACTCAAGTTGTTCATCACACCCAAAAAATCGTCTATTACTTTAGAGAATAACTTAAGTGATAAATTTAAAACATTTAAAGGGACATTTGATCGGCTTGCTTATATAAAAAAATATTACAATTCAAATGATAGAACCAAACGAAATAAATCTTATGCCAATTACAAAGCGCTTTTTGGTGAAGAATTTATATTATCTAAAGCATTAGAAAAAGTGAAACAACGCTCAAAATATCTTGCCAAACAAATCCGGGATGTCATTGAGCCGGTTACAATTCGTCGGAATAGACTAGACCTGCAGAATAACCCGTTTTATAAAAATGAGGTGCAGAATCTTTCAAAAGTAGCAGACCCCAAAGAATGGTTTTTTGAATTAACAAAAGAACAGTCAGATTATTACGATACTGTCATTAAAGAATATTTTGCTGACCCTGATGAAGGCGGAAGATTCAAAGGAGCAATTTATCGTCCTTTTGAATACGAGATAGATAGAAAAAAAATCAAAGAAGAGAAGTTGTCAGAAAAAGATAACTTTGAATTTATCCAGCAACGCAACTTATATGATTTTATGCGCCGATTACTTGTGAAGCGGTTTGAAAGTTCGTTTGGTTCTTTTGAGCAAAGTTTAAAAAATTTTAAGCATATTACAGAATCTGTTCTTAAATTTATTGATAAAACCCAAAAATACATTCTTGACAGGGGATTACTTGAAAGAATTTATGATAAGAAGGAAGACGAAATAGAAAGATACCTAAAAGAATATGTAGAGAAAATAACAGAAGGCGTTGATCCTAAAAATCATAAGATATATAAACTATCGGACTTTAAGTATAAAAGTGATTTTATTAATGACATAAATTCTGATTTAAAAATGTTTGATGAGATTCTTGAGTCTTTGCACAAATTAAACCTGGTAAAAAACGACCCTAAAACAAATTGCTTGATTCAAAACCTGAAGTCACAACTTAAAAAGGAACCCCAAAGAAAAATCGTTATTTTCTCCGAATATGTTGACACAGTAAAATATCTTGAACCACATCTTGAGAATGTCTTTAAAGGCAGGGTCCTGACTGTTGCTGGTGATTTGTCTGCCCATAAATTAGAAGCAATTTATAAAAATTTTGACGCATCTTATCCAGAACAGGAAAATAACTATGATATTTTACTTTCTTCAGATAAGATATCTGAAGGGTTTAACTTAAACCGTGCAGGTATTGTTATAAATTATGATATTCCATGGAATCCTGTGCGTGTTATTCAACGGGTAGGTAGAATAAACCGTATCAGTAAAAAGGTCTTTGATGAACTTTACATTGTAAATTTTTTCCCAACAGAGAAAGGGGCAGAACTGGTAAAGTCCCGTGAGATTGCTTCCAATAAGATGTTTTTGATTCATAACACACTGGGAGAAGATGCAAAAATATTTGACATTGATGAAGAACCATCTCCAGCAAAACTTTATGAAAGAATTCAGCAAAACCCTGAGACATTAGAAGAACAAAGTTTTTATACAAAAGTCCTGCAGGATTTTATAAAAATAAAAGAAAAATATCCTGACCTTATTCGTGCGCTGGATAAATTCCCACCAAGAGTTAAAGTGGCAAAAAAATATAATGAAAATGAACTCTTTGTATTTATTAAAAAAGGACGACTATATATTCATTGTGCTAAATATAATGAGGATGATAAACCCGAATATGGGCAAATAACCTTTGAAGATGTGCTTGACAAAATTGCCTGCCTGCCTGAAGAAATACCACTTAACTTAAGCCCGAAGTTCTGGGATGTATATGAAGAAATTAAAAATTTTAGGGACTCGCGTTCAGTACCCATAAGTGAAAAGAGTCTGGAACAGCAGGCAATAAACAATCTAAAAACATTTCTTAGTAAAATTCAGGACGACAGAATATTTGAATACAAAAACTTTCTTAGAACACTGCTTGAGGATATTCTGGACTATGGAACGTTACCTGATTATACCCTGCGTCGCATAGCCAATCTGGAAAGCAGTGATGAGAAAAAGATTGAAAGGTCAATCAGAGAAATTAAATTGCTGAAAGAAGAACTTGGTGAAAATTATTTAGAACAGGAAAAATCAAGGCAGAAGGACTTGACCAAAGAAATAATCGTTGCCATTGAGAATCAAAAACTATGA
- the rhuM gene encoding virulence protein RhuM/Fic/DOC family protein: MKQDEFKKGEIVIYQSKDGPKLDVRLVEETIWLTQEQIALLFGTQRPAITKHLKNIFDSGELDEKVVSSILEHTTKHGALKGKTQTKKVKFYNLDAIISVGYRVNSQRATQFRIWATKTLKEHLVKGYTINEKRLLQAKNQLQELQGAISFLQEKSKHELLAGQEQEIFNLLANYSRTLTLLEQYDKEKLSLIKNTKGRFILKYEEAINVISKIKKDLVAKKEASDLFGQENNDKFKGILGSIYQTFNSKELYPSLEEKAAHLLYFIIKDHPFVDGNKRIASFLFVYYLDKNDFLYRSAGEKKINDNTLTALALLIAVSDPSEKDKLIKIITNLLAI; this comes from the coding sequence ATGAAACAAGACGAATTTAAAAAAGGCGAGATAGTTATCTATCAATCCAAAGATGGTCCAAAGTTAGATGTACGTCTGGTAGAAGAAACTATTTGGCTTACACAAGAGCAAATTGCTTTACTTTTTGGTACTCAAAGACCGGCAATTACTAAGCATTTAAAAAATATCTTTGATAGTGGGGAACTAGACGAAAAAGTGGTTAGTTCCATTTTGGAACATACCACAAAACATGGCGCTTTAAAAGGGAAAACCCAAACTAAAAAAGTTAAATTCTATAATTTAGATGCCATAATTTCTGTTGGTTATCGGGTTAATTCACAACGAGCTACACAATTCCGCATCTGGGCAACTAAAACCCTTAAGGAACATCTTGTTAAGGGCTATACCATCAATGAGAAACGACTTTTACAAGCTAAAAATCAGTTACAGGAATTGCAGGGCGCCATTTCTTTTTTGCAGGAAAAATCTAAACACGAACTTTTAGCCGGGCAAGAGCAGGAAATTTTTAATTTACTTGCAAACTATTCAAGAACACTCACCCTACTTGAACAGTACGATAAAGAAAAATTATCTCTTATCAAAAACACAAAAGGCAGGTTTATTCTGAAATATGAAGAGGCAATAAATGTGATTAGCAAAATAAAGAAAGACCTCGTTGCCAAAAAGGAAGCAAGCGATTTATTTGGACAAGAGAACAACGATAAGTTTAAAGGCATTTTAGGTAGTATTTACCAAACCTTCAACAGTAAAGAATTATATCCTTCATTAGAAGAAAAGGCCGCTCATCTTTTATATTTTATTATCAAAGACCATCCTTTTGTGGACGGCAATAAACGGATTGCTTCTTTTTTATTTGTTTATTATCTGGATAAAAATGATTTTCTTTACCGTTCTGCTGGAGAGAAGAAAATCAATGATAATACCTTGACCGCGCTTGCGCTTTTAATTGCCGTCAGCGACCCGAGTGAAAAAGATAAGCTGATAAAAATAATTACCAATTTGTTAGCGATATGA